The region ATGACAGTATCGCCTTTTTTTACCGGCGAGCCGACCTTGACCTTTATGCTGACGACCATCCCCTGCATAGGCGATATAACGGCCCCCTCGGGGATTTCCTCTTTCCTGCCGACGGAATCAGTCGAGCCCGCCGAGGAAGCTCCGGCGGCGATGGGTTTTATCTTTATTCTGAATTCCTCGTCATCGACCATAATCATAAACTCGTCTGACGACGCGGTCTCGGCGGGCGCAAGCGCGCGAGGGACTTCGCAGACACCGAGCGGCTCCGGTTTGGTTTCGCCCTTTAAAAACTTGACGGCTACCTGCGGATAGAGGGCGCAGCTCATTACGTCCTCGTCGGATTTTGCGGGCACGCCCTGCGCTTTTATCTCGCGGCGGACGTTTTCAAGCTCCGGCTCAAGCATATCGGCCGGACGCCTGTCGGAGGGTTTTTGTTTTCCTATGATCTTTGAAAGAATCTCTTTTTTAACCGGCGCGGGGGTGCGGCCGTAGAGGCCCAGACAATAATTTTTCACTTCTTCGGTGACTTTCTTGTAACGTTCGCCCAGAAGCACGTTGAGAACGGCCTGCGTTCCCACTATCTGGCTCGTCGGCGTGACCAGTGGCGGCCATCCCAAATCCTCGCGGACTCCGGGGACTTCCTTTAACACTTCGGAATATTTATCGAGCGCCTTTTGTTCTTTAAGCTGGGAATAGAGATTTGAAATCATCCCGCCCGGAATCTGGTGTATAAGAACGCTCACGTCGGATTTTTCTACGACGGGAGAGCACAGCGACTCGTATTTGGTTTTGACTCCCAGAAAATAAAAACCTATGTCGAGAAGTTTTTCCAGATCGAGGTTGGTGTCGTACGGCGTTCCGCGAAGAGCCGCAACAAACGGCTCAAGCGGCGGCTGCGACGTACCGCCGGCAAACGGCGAAAAAGCGCAGTCAACTATATCGACCCCCGCCTGAGCGGCCGCGTAATAGCTCAAAGAGCCCATTCCGCTCGTCATATGAGTGTGAAGATTTACGGGGAGTTTTACGGCTTTTTTCAGAGACGACACGAGGTCGGCCGCGGCGGCCGGCGTGATCAGACCCGCCATATCTTTGATGCAAATCGAATCGCAGCCCATATCCGACAATTCTTTGGCGAGCGTGACAAACGCCGCCGTGGTATGCACGGGACTCGTGGTGTAGGAAATAGTGCCCTGAACTTCGGCGCGGTATTTTTTGGCGGCCTTTATCGAAGCGGACATATTCCGCACGTCGTTAAGCGCGTCGAAAACTCTTATTATGTCTATCCCGTTTTTCACGCTCAGTCGCACGAACTCATCGACTACGTCGTCGGCATAATGACGGTATCCGACCAGATTCTGCCCCCGCAAAAGCATCTGAAGTTTGGTTTTCTTTATTTTGGAGCGGATTCCCCTCAAGCGCTCCCACGGGTCCTCGGCCAGAAATCTCAAACACGCGTCGAAGGTCGCGCCGCCCCACACTTCCAGCGCGTGGAACCCTACGGCGTCGAGTTTTTCGAGTATCGGCTCCATATCCTCGGCGCGCATGCGCGTGGCGATAAGCGACTGGTGCGCGTCCCGCAGAGTGGTATCGACTATTTTAACCATATTTCAAATCCTATTATTTATTTTCCGCCTGATTTTTCCCCGTCTGATTGAACACAAGAATCGCGTGGCGGCACTTGGGGCAATTTACCTGAAATAAATCCTGACGGCGAACCGCTCCGGTGTCGATGGAAACGCCGGCTACGCCCTTGGTATTTAAAATATTCCGCCCCAAAAGTTCGTTGAGTCCGAAATTCGCCGACGATAGCGGGCCGAGACGCCCGGCTATCCATTCGAGATGACGGCGCGACGAGAGGATTTCGCCGCAGTTGTCGCAGACGACAAGTTCCTTCTCGACGGAGGCGCGCATCTTGGAGCGGTCCACGCCCGATAGGTCGAACTCCAGGTTAAGTTTGACGCCGCAAACAGGGTCGTTGCGGGTTGTGCAGTAACGCTCGCACTGACCGCAAAAAATACATTCGTCATAGCGCCATTCCATCACACGCGAAGGTGTCTGTGCGCCGGACACTTTCTCTATGACTTTTATGGCTCCGGACGGACAGACCTCGGCGCACGCGCCGCAGGCGATGCAGCCCTCGTCGCTCGGCGCGGGACGGCCCCTGAAACCTTCGGGCGGGGTATGCGGCTCCGCCGGAAATTTTGTGGTGACCGGACCCTTTATCAGGGCGGTTATCGCTTCTTTAAGTTCTCTGAGTTTTGGATATTTCATAGTTTATAAGTAACGAGAATTAAACACCCCGTCCCGATAAATCGGGACACCCCTCTACAAGAGGGGAATATTCCCCTTTGTTAAAGGGGTGTCAACGAAGTTGACGGGGTATTTCCCTTTTGTAAAAGGGGTGGCTCGCCATAGGCGAGACGGGGTATCCCCCTCATTACGCATTACTAATTCTGTTTTTCATATTCATCGCAGACGGTTTTTTCCCAGAGTTTCACGCCGGACTTATGGGCGGCGCGGGCCATCGCGTGCGCCGTGACGGGCGCCGTCAAAAGAAGAAACACCAGACACAGAAGCGCCTTGACCCCGGCGGCCGTAAAACCGCTCAGGATAAATACTCCCAGAAGAATGCCGCAAGTGCCCAGCGTGACAGATTTCGTCGACGCTTGCAGACGCGTGTAATAGTCGGGGAAACGCATCAGCCCGAGGCAACCCAGCAGATTGAACATAACTCCGACGACTATAAAAAATTTGCCCAGAAACTCAAACATTGTTTTTCCCTCTGACGGACTTCGTTATTTGAAAACGTTGAAAAGCTGTCCAAATGTCACCCTGAGCGAAGCGAAGGGTCTCGTTTGTCGTCGGAATCAGAATGACAAATGCCGCGACGCTTTCTAAAATATCCGGAGCGCCGTTACTCGTCGAACTTCTTGCCTTCCAGATATTTGGCCAGAGCCAGCATTCCTATGAAACTCTGCAGCGCCCACGCTATGGCTATGTCAAGATAAAAAGATTTGCGCGTGGTCACATACAGCATCGCGCAGAAACCGATTATGACAAGACCTATTATGTCGGTGGCCAGAGCTCTGTCGGGCGCGGTCGGACCCGCGATAACGCGCACAAGCGCAAGAAAACAGCAGAGCAAAAGCACTCCGGAGAATTTTGCGGCCAGGGTATAGGAAGGCATTACCCAGAAAACCGCGACAGCTATCACGGACGCATACATCAGAATAAGTTTAAGTCCCGCCAGACGGTCTTTCATTCGAAGACCTCGATTATTATTTTCTCGAATTTTTCCACTACCCGACGGTACGCCTCTTGGCCGTCGCAGGACGGCGCGTTTATCCAGTGGATAAAAAGATGTCCCGCGTCCAAATCGGCGTCGACGGTAATAGTCCCCGGAGTCAGCGTTATAAAATTGGACAGGAACGTTATGCCCGTTTCCGTTTTGCATTTCGTGCGGACTTTCAGTATCGCGGGTTTAAGCGGCATTCCGGGATGAAGCACGCGCATGGCCATATCCAGATTGGCTTTTACGCACTCGAAAACGAAGACCGCCAGAAACTTGAAAAACATAGCGAAGCGCCGCCACTGCATGAACTTGGACGGATTTTTCGTCCAATCGGTCTTAAAGGTCAAAGAGACCGCGCCCGCCACCGCCGCTCCGACGGCCAAAGAAACCGGCGAGAGCGTAAACGTAAGCAGTATCCACGCGACGAAAAGTGTCAAGAATATTATTATTCTGTTTCCCATTATTTTATCACGTCGGAAGCGTATCCGATTCCTCTTAAAAGAACGGCGGCGGCCGGTTGTATGAGCGCGTCGCGCACCACCGGATAGAAAACTCCCAAAAGCACGCAGGCCGAAGCCAGCGCCATCATCGGGAGCGTCATCGACAACGGCGCCTCTTTCACCGACGAAAGATTCTCTTTCGTCTTGCCCCAGAATATGTG is a window of Elusimicrobia bacterium HGW-Elusimicrobia-1 DNA encoding:
- the oadA gene encoding oxaloacetate decarboxylase subunit alpha; amino-acid sequence: MVKIVDTTLRDAHQSLIATRMRAEDMEPILEKLDAVGFHALEVWGGATFDACLRFLAEDPWERLRGIRSKIKKTKLQMLLRGQNLVGYRHYADDVVDEFVRLSVKNGIDIIRVFDALNDVRNMSASIKAAKKYRAEVQGTISYTTSPVHTTAAFVTLAKELSDMGCDSICIKDMAGLITPAAAADLVSSLKKAVKLPVNLHTHMTSGMGSLSYYAAAQAGVDIVDCAFSPFAGGTSQPPLEPFVAALRGTPYDTNLDLEKLLDIGFYFLGVKTKYESLCSPVVEKSDVSVLIHQIPGGMISNLYSQLKEQKALDKYSEVLKEVPGVREDLGWPPLVTPTSQIVGTQAVLNVLLGERYKKVTEEVKNYCLGLYGRTPAPVKKEILSKIIGKQKPSDRRPADMLEPELENVRREIKAQGVPAKSDEDVMSCALYPQVAVKFLKGETKPEPLGVCEVPRALAPAETASSDEFMIMVDDEEFRIKIKPIAAGASSAGSTDSVGRKEEIPEGAVISPMQGMVVSIKVKVGSPVKKGDTVIVLEAMKMQTQIHSDHDGVVRQIYTFETEIVDAGDVLMVIG
- a CDS encoding Na+/H+ antiporter subunit G → MFEFLGKFFIVVGVMFNLLGCLGLMRFPDYYTRLQASTKSVTLGTCGILLGVFILSGFTAAGVKALLCLVFLLLTAPVTAHAMARAAHKSGVKLWEKTVCDEYEKQN
- a CDS encoding multiple resistance and pH regulation protein F, encoding MKDRLAGLKLILMYASVIAVAVFWVMPSYTLAAKFSGVLLLCCFLALVRVIAGPTAPDRALATDIIGLVIIGFCAMLYVTTRKSFYLDIAIAWALQSFIGMLALAKYLEGKKFDE
- a CDS encoding Na+/H+ antiporter subunit E, with product MGNRIIIFLTLFVAWILLTFTLSPVSLAVGAAVAGAVSLTFKTDWTKNPSKFMQWRRFAMFFKFLAVFVFECVKANLDMAMRVLHPGMPLKPAILKVRTKCKTETGITFLSNFITLTPGTITVDADLDAGHLFIHWINAPSCDGQEAYRRVVEKFEKIIIEVFE